Proteins encoded together in one Chrysemys picta bellii isolate R12L10 chromosome 22, ASM1138683v2, whole genome shotgun sequence window:
- the TMEM205 gene encoding transmembrane protein 205 translates to MPMEGEPSSLAKVAQLFILSLAWGMQMWVTFISGFVLIRSVSRHTFGLVQSKLFPFYFYTLVACAVLNLSIFACYHPRELLTTGETLQGALYFVCLLLASVNALGLSPATTAAMFRLQAIEREHGLGGEVGLAARRETYQQLRERDPKYQAARQTFFRRHGLSSLCNLVCLACNGVNLLCMALHLSSL, encoded by the exons ATGCCGATGGAAGGGGAGCCCAGCAGTCTGGCCAAAGTCGCTCAGCTCTTCATCCTGTCTCTGGCCTGGGGGATGCAGATGTGGGTCACCTTCATCTCAG GGTTTGTGCTGATCCGGAGCGTGAGCCGACACACCTTCGGCCTGGTCCAGAGCAAACTCTTCCCCTTCTACTTCTACACCCTGGTGGCCTGCGCCGTCCTCAACCTCTCCATCTTCGCCTGCTACCACCCCCGAGAGCTGCTGACCACCGGGGAGACCCTGCAG ggcGCTCTCTACTTCGTCTGCCTTCTCCTGGCCAGCGTTAACGCCCTGGGCTTGTCCCCGGCCACCACGGCGGCCATGTTCCGGTTGCAGGCCATCGAGCGGGAGCACGGCCTGggcggggaggtggggctggCGGCCCGGCGCGAGACGTACCAGCAGCTGCGGGAGAGGGACCCCAAGTACCAGGCCGCGCGGCAGACGTTCTTCAGACGCCACGGGCTGTCGTCCCTCTGCAACCTCGTCTGCCTCGCCTGCAACGGAGTCAACTTGCTGTGCATGGCGCTGCACCTCAGCAGCCTGTAG
- the RAB3D gene encoding ras-related protein Rab-3D: MASANDTRQAQKDAADQNFDYMFKLLIIGNSSVGKTSFLFRYADDSFTSAFVSTVGIDFKVKTVYRNEKRVKLQIWDTAGQERYRTITTAYYRGAMGFLLMYDIANQDSFNAVQDWATQIKTYSWDNAQVILVGNKCDLEDDRVVATEDGKRLADELGFEFFEASAKDNINVKQVFERLVDIICEKMNESLDTNSTLVSNSKNGALTETPPPQSSSCSC, encoded by the exons atgGCCTCCGCCAACGACACCCGGCAGGCCCAGAAAGATGCCGCCGACCAGAACTTCGACTACATGTTCAAACTGCTGATCATCGGGAACAGCAGCGTGGGGAAGACATCCTTCCTGTTCCGCTACGCCGACGACTCCTTCACCTCGGCCTTCGTCAGCACCGTGGGCATCGACTTCAAGGTCAAGACAGTCTATAGGAACGAGAAGAGGGTCAAACTGCAGATCTGG GACACCGCAGGGCAGGAGAGATACAGGACGATCACGACGGCTTATTACCGAGGAGCCATGGGCTTTCTGCTGATGTACGACATCGCCAACCAGGATTCCTTCAACGCCGTGCAGGACTG GGCGACCCAGATCAAGACCTACTCGTGGGATAACGCCCAGGTGATCCTGGTGGGGAACAAGTGTGACCTCGAGGACGACCGAGTGGTGGCCACGGAGGACGGCAAGCGGCTGGCTGATGAGCTAG ggttTGAATTCTTCGAAGCCAGCGCCAAGGACAACATCAACGTCAAGCAGGTCTTTGAACGCCTGGTGGACATTATCTGCGAGAAGATGAACGAGAGCCTGGACACCAACTCCACCCTCGTCAGCAACAGCAAGAACGGGGCCCTGACCGAGACTCCGCCCCCGCAGTCCAGCAGCTGCTCTTGCTAG